A single window of Pleomorphomonas sp. T1.2MG-36 DNA harbors:
- a CDS encoding sugar ABC transporter ATP-binding protein produces MAATISYRAEGIVKAFAGVVVLHGVDFEVRPGTIHGLLGHNGAGKSTLLKILAGAQPHDRGTLSIGGEALSFGSPREALAKGIGCVYQELRLIPNLTVAENLFLGREMMRRGLRDTAAMNDYTRDLLASYGLKIDVARPVKELSHPEKQLIEVIANLDGKARFLFLDEPTTALDGRQSKELLDSVRRIAVERHIGIVLVSHKLDEVLPVSDEVTVLSGGRVVYRDQGGAANKQAIVDAIVGDAHVRSGPKVERRVTEGEVMVSVRGLAGKRLKGADLEARRGEVLGLYGLVGAGRTRFLRTLYGMEPVLSGTIELGGQPYKPTNAAGAIARGIAFLTEERKIDGFVPMMSAWKNVVLSTLHRYRSGGLVNVAGSRASAVATLDRIGTLGRFDAPARSLSGGNQQKVLLGRIIEQNADVVLLDEPTKGVDIGAKGDIYDIIRRLADEGRCIIVVSSEEEELMEVCDRVAIFRQGRCDGTTRPIGEWSLGKLREAAWAPA; encoded by the coding sequence ATGGCGGCGACGATCAGCTACAGGGCGGAGGGTATCGTGAAGGCCTTCGCCGGCGTCGTGGTGTTGCACGGCGTCGATTTCGAAGTTCGGCCCGGCACCATCCACGGTCTGCTCGGCCACAACGGCGCCGGCAAATCGACGCTGTTGAAGATCCTGGCCGGCGCCCAGCCGCACGACCGCGGCACGCTGTCGATCGGCGGCGAGGCGCTGTCCTTCGGTTCTCCCCGCGAGGCGCTCGCCAAGGGGATCGGCTGCGTCTACCAGGAGCTTCGCCTCATTCCCAACCTGACGGTGGCCGAAAACCTGTTTCTCGGCCGCGAGATGATGCGGCGCGGCCTCCGCGATACCGCCGCCATGAACGACTACACGCGCGATCTTCTGGCGTCCTACGGGTTGAAGATCGACGTGGCCCGGCCGGTCAAGGAGCTGTCCCACCCCGAAAAGCAGCTGATCGAGGTGATCGCCAACCTCGACGGCAAGGCGCGCTTCCTGTTCCTCGACGAGCCGACCACGGCGCTCGACGGCCGCCAGTCGAAGGAGCTGCTCGACAGCGTCCGCCGCATCGCGGTCGAGCGCCACATCGGCATCGTCCTGGTCTCCCACAAGCTCGACGAGGTGCTGCCGGTTTCCGACGAGGTCACCGTGCTCTCCGGCGGCCGGGTGGTCTATCGCGATCAGGGGGGAGCGGCCAACAAGCAGGCGATCGTCGACGCCATCGTCGGCGATGCCCACGTCCGCTCCGGCCCCAAGGTGGAGCGCCGCGTCACCGAAGGCGAGGTGATGGTGTCGGTGCGCGGCCTCGCCGGCAAGCGGCTGAAGGGGGCCGACCTCGAGGCCCGCCGGGGCGAGGTGCTCGGCCTCTACGGCCTCGTCGGCGCCGGCCGTACCCGCTTCCTGCGCACGCTCTACGGCATGGAGCCGGTTCTCTCCGGCACCATCGAACTGGGCGGGCAACCCTACAAGCCGACCAACGCGGCAGGCGCCATCGCGCGCGGCATCGCCTTCCTGACCGAGGAGCGCAAGATCGACGGGTTCGTGCCGATGATGTCGGCCTGGAAGAACGTCGTTCTGTCGACGCTTCATCGCTACCGCTCGGGCGGCCTCGTCAACGTGGCGGGCTCGCGCGCCTCGGCCGTGGCAACGCTGGACAGGATCGGCACGCTCGGCCGGTTCGATGCGCCGGCACGGTCGCTGTCGGGCGGCAACCAGCAGAAGGTGCTGCTCGGCCGCATCATCGAGCAGAACGCCGACGTGGTGCTGCTCGACGAGCCGACCAAGGGCGTCGACATCGGCGCCAAGGGCGACATCTACGACATCATCCGCCGCCTCGCCGACGAAGGGCGCTGCATCATCGTCGTGTCCAGCGAGGAGGAGGAACTGATGGAGGTGTGCGACCGCGTCGCCATCTTCCGGCAGGGCCGCTGCGACGGAACGACCCGGCCGATCGGCGAGTGGTCGCTCGGCAAGCTGCGCGAAGCGGCCTGGGCGCCTGCATGA
- a CDS encoding substrate-binding domain-containing protein: MKDLWRNSALIAAGASMLFAASAYAADKPVLGVALPNLTNPYYVAMKKSFEQNGADQGFEVRVLIADNDEAKQLSQVQTFAQQGVSAVALNCVSSGPCVASVAELNQAKIPVFTINLLPDPEGLKAENLTVVQAVQTDQKAGGVYIGQQLLKDLGPTGKAVIGIVGEPTSVSANTRDEGFKEALASNPNVSFVALVNGKVEETTSLKVTTEMLQGNPDITVVYSDTEPAALGAIAAIQQIGREDVKLYAFVDKLGVKHIEDNSILKAGAIQEPAKLAQIQVENIKKYLAGETLAPVIDSPPLLVNKDNAAETVDKAY, from the coding sequence ATGAAGGACTTGTGGAGGAATTCCGCCCTGATCGCCGCTGGCGCGTCGATGCTGTTCGCAGCCTCGGCCTATGCGGCCGACAAGCCGGTGCTGGGCGTTGCCCTGCCCAACCTGACCAACCCCTACTACGTGGCGATGAAGAAGAGCTTCGAGCAGAACGGGGCCGACCAGGGCTTCGAGGTGCGCGTGCTCATTGCCGACAACGACGAAGCCAAGCAGCTGTCGCAGGTGCAGACCTTCGCGCAGCAGGGCGTCAGCGCCGTGGCCCTCAACTGCGTGTCGTCGGGGCCGTGCGTCGCCTCGGTGGCCGAGCTGAACCAGGCCAAGATCCCGGTGTTCACCATCAACCTGCTGCCCGACCCGGAAGGCCTGAAGGCGGAGAACCTCACCGTCGTCCAGGCCGTGCAGACCGACCAGAAGGCCGGCGGCGTCTACATCGGCCAGCAGCTGCTGAAGGACCTCGGACCGACCGGCAAGGCGGTGATCGGCATCGTCGGCGAGCCGACCTCGGTGTCCGCCAACACCCGCGACGAGGGCTTCAAGGAGGCGCTCGCGTCCAACCCGAACGTCAGCTTCGTGGCGCTGGTCAACGGCAAGGTGGAAGAGACCACCTCGCTCAAGGTGACCACCGAGATGCTGCAGGGCAACCCGGACATCACCGTGGTCTATTCGGACACCGAGCCGGCCGCCCTCGGCGCGATCGCCGCCATCCAGCAGATCGGCCGCGAGGACGTGAAGCTCTACGCCTTCGTCGACAAGCTCGGCGTCAAGCACATCGAGGACAACTCGATCCTCAAGGCCGGCGCCATCCAGGAGCCCGCCAAGCTCGCGCAGATCCAGGTCGAGAACATCAAGAAGTACCTGGCCGGCGAGACCCTGGCGCCGGTGATCGACAGCCCGCCGCTGCTCGTCAACAAGGACAATGCGGCGGAGACGGTCGACAAGGCCTACTGA